The following coding sequences lie in one Vitis vinifera cultivar Pinot Noir 40024 chromosome 19, ASM3070453v1 genomic window:
- the LOC100245577 gene encoding protein Iojap, chloroplastic yields the protein MQASTSLFSCPLPYKSLAAPQLPGECMPFVRPIKLSWSSSLQRPVKFSSVTGLSRDLSMFSSMAFNPNVSEDTDDMYDELFEKYGKVVLRRGDKKPHSAEVDDDAESLAFAVALAKVASDVKAADIRVLFVKPLVYWTRFFIIATAFSRPQIDAIGSRIRDLAEKQYGKVPSGDSKPNSWTLLDFGDVVIHIFLPQQRAFYNLEEFYANATLIELPFEN from the exons ATGCAAGCATCCACTAGTCTCTTTTCCTGCCCCCTACCTTACAAATCCTTAGCCGCTCCCCAGCTTCCTGGAGAATGTATGCCCTTTGTAAGACCCATAAAGCTTTCTTGGTCATCTTCGCTTCAGAGACCTGTGAAGTTCAGTTCAGTTACAGGCTTGTCCAGGGACTTGTCAATGTTTTCTTCGATGGCTTTCAATCCG AATGTAAGTGAAGATACTGATGATATGTATGacgaattatttgaaaaatatggaaAGGTGGTGTTGAGAAGAGGTGACAAGAAGCCTCATAGTGCAGAGGTTGATGATGATGCCGAAAGCCTAGCAT TTGCGGTGGCATTGGCCAAGGTTGCCAGTGATGTCAAGGCTGCCGATATAAGGGTCCTCTTTGTGAAGCCTTTAGTGTATTGGACTCGTTTTTTTATCATTGCCACAGCATTTTCTCGCCCCCAAATTGATGCCATTGG GTCCAGGATAAGAGATCTCGCTGAAAAGCAGTATGGAAAAGTTCCATCCGGAGATTCAAAACCTAACTCTTGGACTTTGTTGGACTTTG GTGATGTAGTCATCCATATATTCCTTCCTCAACAGCGAGCATTCTACAACCTGGAAGAGTTCTATGCTAATGCAACACTCATTGAGCTGCCTTTCGAAAACTAG